The following coding sequences are from one Nonlabens arenilitoris window:
- a CDS encoding TonB-dependent receptor — MKKLLLIFIILTTFPSIAQVVTVVDSDTNEPLVNVAVYNKSKSKSAVSDIEGQVDLKTFTNQEYIYFQSISYATLKILKRNLSKDKFIRLQQQSDFFNPIILSASKFEQRAQDIPQKIFAVNKEEIAFNNPQTSADLLQQSGQVFVQKSQQGGGSPMIRGFSTNRLLITVDGVRMNTAIFRSGNLQNVISIDPLSVDRSEVILGPGSVVYGSDAIGGVMNFYTLKPHFQKDSVQISGSGLLRYATANNENTGHLNFNIGGEKWASATSVSVNFFDDLRMGSHGPDDYLRDSYVIRRDNQDLLVTNDNPLLQRPMGYDQLNILQKFRYQPTQDFEFGLGLIYSSTSDFPRYDSLDRFRESGEPRNAEWFYGPQNWLMTNFNITHRGNGKWYDKAVLTQAYQLFKESRHTRDFQNPDRFVNEEQVDAISTSLDFERRDRESNALFYGGEFIHNRVRSTGYIQDIDTNAFTANATRYPDGSSWRSLAAYASYQWKVSSQMIVNTGLRYNHIWIDADFAANNAFFNFPFDEATVNTGALTGGIGATYVTDNMWELRSNLSTAFRAPNIDDLGKLFDPSPGTVIVPNPDLEAEYSYNGEIGIKKTWNDKFTLDASVYYTYLKDALVAQNDELNGQSIIEFQGEQSQVQSIQNGEKANIYGLELGLNYKLNDQFSLIGHYNITKGEQTEIDGNKIPVRHVAPAFGDLQLNYEKESLKLGLFAQFNGQFDFEDLDPSQQSRPYLYALDSNGNPYAPSWYTLNIRSRYSLNEALSLNVTLENMTDQRYRTYSSGVSAAGRNLILGARYLF, encoded by the coding sequence AAATCTTTCTAAAGATAAATTCATAAGATTACAACAGCAGTCAGACTTTTTTAATCCTATCATTTTATCTGCCTCAAAATTTGAACAAAGAGCTCAAGATATACCACAAAAAATATTTGCAGTAAATAAAGAAGAAATAGCGTTTAACAACCCACAAACCAGTGCAGATCTACTGCAACAATCTGGTCAGGTATTTGTTCAAAAATCTCAACAAGGTGGCGGTAGTCCTATGATTAGAGGTTTCTCTACAAATAGATTGTTGATTACCGTTGATGGTGTGCGTATGAATACGGCTATCTTCCGTAGTGGGAATTTACAAAATGTTATATCTATCGATCCTTTAAGTGTCGACCGCAGTGAAGTTATTCTAGGTCCAGGAAGTGTCGTTTATGGTAGTGATGCTATAGGTGGTGTTATGAATTTTTATACACTTAAGCCTCATTTTCAGAAAGATTCAGTACAAATTTCTGGTAGTGGTTTGTTGAGATATGCAACCGCAAATAATGAAAACACAGGACATTTAAATTTTAATATCGGCGGTGAGAAATGGGCATCGGCTACTAGCGTTAGTGTTAATTTCTTTGATGATTTGCGCATGGGTTCTCATGGTCCAGATGATTATTTAAGAGATAGTTATGTGATTCGTCGTGATAATCAGGATCTATTAGTTACAAATGATAACCCTTTATTACAGCGTCCTATGGGATATGATCAACTTAATATTCTTCAAAAATTTAGATACCAACCTACGCAAGATTTTGAATTCGGTCTAGGTCTTATTTATTCTAGTACTAGTGATTTTCCCAGATATGATTCTTTAGATCGCTTTCGCGAAAGCGGCGAACCTAGAAATGCAGAGTGGTTCTATGGTCCACAAAACTGGTTAATGACTAACTTTAATATTACACACCGCGGTAATGGTAAGTGGTATGATAAGGCAGTTTTAACACAAGCATATCAACTTTTTAAAGAAAGCAGACATACGAGAGATTTTCAGAATCCAGATCGTTTTGTGAATGAAGAACAAGTAGATGCGATATCAACTTCATTAGATTTTGAAAGACGTGATAGAGAATCTAACGCATTATTTTATGGTGGTGAATTTATTCATAATCGTGTTCGTTCTACCGGTTATATACAAGATATAGATACTAACGCTTTTACCGCAAATGCGACTAGATATCCAGATGGTTCCTCATGGCGATCACTTGCTGCTTATGCAAGTTATCAATGGAAAGTATCTTCTCAAATGATTGTCAATACTGGTTTAAGGTATAATCATATATGGATTGATGCAGACTTTGCCGCAAATAATGCTTTTTTTAATTTTCCGTTTGATGAAGCTACCGTTAATACTGGAGCACTTACTGGTGGTATAGGAGCAACTTATGTAACAGATAACATGTGGGAATTAAGAAGCAATCTTAGTACAGCTTTTCGCGCTCCTAATATTGATGATCTAGGGAAACTTTTTGATCCTAGTCCTGGCACTGTTATCGTACCCAATCCAGATCTCGAGGCAGAATACTCTTACAACGGTGAGATAGGTATTAAGAAAACATGGAATGATAAATTTACCTTAGACGCAAGTGTCTATTATACGTATTTGAAAGATGCTCTCGTAGCTCAAAATGATGAACTTAATGGGCAATCTATTATAGAGTTTCAGGGAGAACAAAGTCAAGTACAATCCATACAAAATGGTGAAAAAGCAAATATTTATGGACTAGAATTAGGACTCAATTATAAACTTAATGATCAATTCTCTTTGATTGGACATTATAATATTACAAAAGGAGAACAAACAGAAATAGATGGTAATAAAATACCAGTAAGACATGTAGCTCCAGCTTTTGGCGATTTGCAATTGAACTATGAAAAAGAGTCTTTGAAACTTGGTTTGTTCGCTCAATTTAACGGTCAATTTGATTTTGAAGATTTAGATCCTAGTCAACAAAGTCGTCCTTACTTATATGCTTTAGACTCAAATGGCAATCCATATGCACCATCATGGTACACTCTTAACATAAGGTCTAGATACAGCCTCAATGAGGCACTTTCTCTAAATGTGACATTAGAAAATATGACAGATCAACGATATAGAACATATTCATCTGGTGTAAGCGCTGCTGGTAGAAATTTAATTCTAGGTGCTAGATATTTATTTTAA
- the pdeM gene encoding ligase-associated DNA damage response endonuclease PdeM, whose translation MSLTISLAQQTFQLHASGAAYWVEQDTVLLADVHLGKSAHFRKNGMAIPASADDMEYDKLTEVIKLFNPSRLWFLGDLFHSYINAEWHFFEQWVRSQTIELALIMGNHDVIGREAFEKIGVKTYDQLNMGHVILTHHPQQVDGKFNIAGHVHPSIKMNGAGKQRVKLPCFLIMNTDLF comes from the coding sequence GTGTCTCTAACGATTTCTCTTGCTCAACAAACTTTTCAACTACACGCCAGTGGAGCAGCATATTGGGTAGAACAGGATACCGTACTATTAGCAGATGTTCATTTAGGTAAAAGCGCTCATTTCCGTAAAAACGGAATGGCTATACCTGCCAGTGCAGATGATATGGAGTATGATAAACTCACTGAGGTCATTAAGTTATTTAACCCATCGCGATTATGGTTTCTAGGTGATCTGTTTCATTCCTATATTAACGCAGAGTGGCATTTTTTTGAGCAATGGGTCCGTTCTCAAACTATAGAATTAGCTTTGATTATGGGTAATCACGATGTGATAGGTAGAGAGGCCTTTGAAAAAATAGGTGTAAAAACCTATGATCAACTCAACATGGGACATGTGATTTTAACGCATCATCCACAACAGGTGGATGGAAAGTTTAATATCGCTGGACATGTACATCCATCGATTAAAATGAATGGTGCTGGAAAACAAAGAGTCAAACTACCTTGTTTTTTAATAATGAATACGGACTTATTCTAG
- a CDS encoding dihydrolipoyl dehydrogenase family protein, giving the protein MDKFDVFIFGTGTAGQLVAKECTAAGKKVGIIDIREYGGVCSQRGCDPKKLLLASSEAFELSKNMKTDGLAGELKINWREAYNYARRFTNDIPSNTEKDLKERGVICYHGKAKFKDSHTIILDEKEIKSDYFVIATGMQALSLGIPGEKYALTSGDFFNLKDIPEKVVFIGGGYIGMEFGHLLCRAGSKVTIIDKGEHILSPFETFTSSLLEEESLKMGIQIIKNSQVSSIEKVNNRYLVHYSLNDSIHQITTDCVFNTAGRVPSIDNLNLAQANVVTNHNGILVNSKLQSTSQSHIYACGDISNKSLPLTPLSSIEAKVVADNLNGKNRELSIPAIPSSVFTIPQCSGIGLTENQAIEAKKLYHTIESDASEWFNNQRINAPLYGYKIILENDSNKILGAHIVGPEAAEQINMFAIAMKANMTFEELKDVIFNYPTWGNDIKSF; this is encoded by the coding sequence ATGGATAAATTTGATGTATTTATATTTGGAACCGGTACAGCTGGTCAACTGGTCGCTAAAGAATGTACTGCCGCTGGTAAAAAAGTAGGGATCATAGACATTAGAGAATACGGCGGTGTTTGCTCTCAACGTGGTTGTGACCCTAAAAAACTACTCCTGGCCTCTAGTGAAGCTTTTGAATTATCAAAGAACATGAAGACCGACGGGCTTGCTGGAGAATTGAAGATTAACTGGCGAGAAGCTTATAATTATGCAAGACGTTTTACTAATGATATTCCTTCAAACACAGAAAAGGATCTTAAAGAACGTGGCGTTATTTGTTATCACGGCAAAGCTAAATTTAAAGATTCTCACACCATCATACTAGATGAAAAAGAAATAAAATCAGATTATTTTGTTATTGCAACAGGAATGCAAGCATTAAGTTTAGGCATACCAGGTGAGAAATATGCTTTGACTTCAGGAGATTTTTTCAATCTTAAGGATATTCCTGAAAAAGTCGTCTTCATAGGTGGTGGTTATATAGGCATGGAGTTTGGGCATTTACTTTGTAGAGCTGGATCCAAAGTGACAATAATCGATAAAGGAGAGCACATTTTAAGCCCTTTTGAGACATTTACCTCTAGCTTATTAGAAGAAGAATCGCTTAAAATGGGAATTCAAATCATTAAAAACTCTCAAGTTTCTAGTATTGAAAAAGTTAACAATCGCTATTTGGTGCATTACTCACTAAATGATAGTATTCACCAGATAACTACAGATTGCGTATTTAATACAGCAGGACGTGTACCTTCAATTGATAATTTAAATCTTGCACAAGCAAATGTGGTAACTAATCATAATGGAATACTAGTAAATAGTAAATTACAAAGCACCTCTCAATCGCATATTTATGCTTGTGGAGATATATCTAATAAAAGCCTACCATTAACGCCATTGAGCAGTATAGAGGCAAAAGTTGTTGCGGATAATCTGAATGGTAAAAACAGAGAATTAAGTATCCCTGCAATTCCTAGCTCCGTATTCACCATACCACAATGCTCTGGCATAGGGCTTACAGAGAATCAAGCAATTGAAGCAAAGAAATTATATCATACAATTGAAAGCGACGCTAGTGAATGGTTCAACAACCAGCGTATTAACGCACCGCTTTATGGCTATAAAATTATTTTAGAAAACGACAGTAACAAAATATTAGGAGCACACATAGTAGGACCTGAAGCTGCAGAGCAAATTAACATGTTTGCTATAGCCATGAAAGCAAACATGACCTTTGAAGAATTGAAGGACGTGATATTTAATTATCCTACATGGGGAAATGATATTAAAAGCTTTTAA